The proteins below are encoded in one region of Bremerella sp. P1:
- a CDS encoding Nramp family divalent metal transporter, protein MSDATQPSGAAPDEEPIDDITTTVEPPTTFLSTLSWLGPGLIVAGSIVGSGELIATTKTGAEAGFALLWLIILGCVIKVFVQVEFGRYTITSGKTALDGLNEIPGPAISFKAWGKPYRVNWLMVYWLLMTLASLAQLGGIVGSVGQALQISIPLTEKGRTFNEFAKAQADIQVQETLVRLAGQRGDDDAKLAAQARIAELEAAQGAQSARYLSLRRLVQAEQITLAEAANESSSKQIESRIQDARNEMESIKASIVSIDDKLWAGLIAVITSVLLYLGRYHFIQNFSTVLVAGFTLITIGNLCALQFTPEWAISGSEVLKGLSFSLPDPSIAGTTPVITALATFGIIGVGAAELITYPYWCVEKGYARFTGKRDESEGWARRATGWLKVMQWDSWGSMLVYTFATIAFYLLGAAILGRTGMNPESTELIRTLSVMYEPVFGSVAPTLFLFGAFAVLYSTFFVANAGHARVDADGVRLFGIIPPSDRALHNTVSVFNIAFPLFCFTVYTFIPKPAQLVLLSGVMQAIMLPMLSVAALYYRYRRIDPRLRPGIWWDIGLWTSSLGMLIAGGYLFYAKLPEIGKLFWLGG, encoded by the coding sequence ATGAGCGATGCAACTCAGCCGTCTGGCGCCGCGCCCGACGAAGAACCAATCGACGATATCACCACCACTGTCGAGCCCCCAACTACTTTCTTATCCACGCTGTCCTGGCTAGGTCCTGGGTTGATCGTGGCAGGCTCGATCGTTGGCTCAGGCGAACTGATCGCGACCACCAAAACAGGTGCCGAAGCCGGCTTTGCCCTGCTGTGGCTCATCATTCTCGGCTGTGTGATCAAGGTCTTCGTCCAAGTCGAATTCGGCCGTTATACCATCACTTCCGGCAAGACGGCCCTGGATGGCTTGAATGAAATCCCCGGCCCGGCGATCTCCTTCAAGGCCTGGGGCAAGCCCTATCGTGTGAACTGGCTGATGGTTTATTGGCTGCTGATGACGTTGGCCAGCCTGGCCCAGCTCGGCGGGATCGTCGGAAGCGTTGGGCAAGCCCTGCAGATCAGTATTCCCCTTACCGAGAAGGGGCGAACGTTCAACGAGTTCGCCAAAGCACAAGCCGACATCCAAGTTCAAGAGACCCTCGTCCGGCTCGCTGGTCAACGTGGTGATGATGACGCAAAGCTTGCAGCCCAGGCCCGTATTGCCGAACTGGAAGCAGCCCAAGGCGCGCAATCGGCCCGTTACTTAAGTCTCCGCCGCCTCGTGCAAGCCGAACAAATCACTCTCGCCGAAGCTGCTAATGAGTCGTCCTCCAAGCAGATCGAAAGCCGTATTCAGGATGCTCGAAATGAAATGGAGAGCATCAAGGCCTCGATCGTGAGCATCGACGATAAGCTTTGGGCAGGCCTCATCGCGGTGATCACGTCAGTGCTGCTTTACTTAGGCAGGTATCACTTCATTCAGAACTTCTCGACCGTCCTGGTTGCCGGATTCACCCTGATCACGATCGGTAATTTGTGCGCGCTTCAGTTCACGCCTGAATGGGCGATCTCCGGGAGCGAGGTCCTCAAAGGGCTGAGCTTTAGCCTGCCAGATCCCTCGATCGCCGGCACAACCCCCGTCATCACGGCCCTGGCAACCTTCGGTATCATTGGTGTAGGTGCGGCCGAGTTAATTACGTATCCCTACTGGTGCGTCGAGAAGGGATACGCTCGTTTCACTGGCAAGCGTGACGAAAGCGAAGGCTGGGCTCGTCGAGCAACCGGTTGGCTGAAGGTCATGCAGTGGGACTCGTGGGGCTCGATGCTCGTCTACACGTTTGCGACCATTGCGTTCTACTTGTTGGGTGCGGCGATTCTCGGCCGAACCGGCATGAACCCGGAAAGCACCGAGTTGATCCGCACGCTGAGCGTGATGTACGAACCGGTCTTCGGGTCGGTGGCACCGACACTGTTTCTGTTTGGTGCGTTTGCCGTTCTGTACTCTACGTTCTTCGTCGCCAACGCAGGCCATGCACGGGTCGATGCCGACGGCGTTCGCTTGTTCGGAATCATCCCGCCGTCGGATCGCGCGTTACACAACACCGTTTCGGTATTCAACATCGCGTTTCCGCTGTTCTGCTTTACGGTCTACACCTTCATTCCGAAGCCGGCTCAATTGGTGCTGTTGAGCGGTGTGATGCAGGCCATCATGCTGCCGATGCTTTCCGTCGCGGCCCTGTACTACCGCTATCGACGCATTGATCCACGGCTTCGTCCCGGGATCTGGTGGGATATTGGCTTGTGGACGTCATCGCTGGGTATGCTCATCGCTGGTGGGTATCTGTTCTATGCCAAACTTCCCGAAATCGGAAAGCTGTTTTGGCTTGGTGGATAG
- a CDS encoding PD-(D/E)XK nuclease family protein: MIPTFPMDGSMVISREFVTWDRPILHSAADWLIQAATVSPENLPLVDLSHCLVVVPGGLAGRRLTELLIQKVERDGRSLIPPGIITVGQLPEHLYEAKLPFASELTQQFAWGETLRAFGNEPLKPLIPFPPDANDLGTWRDYGDSVRRVYRELVSDALDFTEVAQKAHSLEDFTEQPRWDVLAKLQNAYLARLDALQMWDKQSARLYAIKHNECHSDAHIVLLATVDLNRATRQMLDQVAGKGGKVTAIVGAPDSWSDHFDEHGCLVADAWADEAIELDWESVAIVDGPTQQADEAAGAIAAVADKYTAKDVIVGLPDENLLGEVRRIFGQHGLTCRYGPGRSVVSTLPFRLIETIIELSQTRQYHALASALRHPDLFHALKFAPAGIEKLDNWFNHRLPDVIDNSIQNEEVSQAVAKLNELAAPFVGEKRSLPQWADQVRELLLSVYGTQVIDLDTEANFQLARPLQSINEAMAQWNDIPESLSQAFGASEILRVLKSQLTSSMIPAEHDPEAIEALGWLELPLMDAPVCVVTSFNDGLIPSANTADLFLPNSLRNLLGLEDDSLRYARDAYQVQVIQHSREAVKWIVPKRSADGDPLAPSRLLFTGGTTDLAARVHKFFGTPEDPQNEAKRPSEKSQDHRQRIAIPLPDRLEVVEMPAWDRFSATRINQYLKCPYRFFLKYVVGLRGEDDWSTELDGGAFGNLAHDTLQAFGTSEVKDSPDEKIIFDFLSAELSTLAAKRYGKSPLATIKLQIEQLRLRLRAFASGQAQHRQNGWTIFRCEAEVSGPYPTIKVDGTEIELEGRIDRIDHHPESGQWAVWDYKTGDSTGDPEKDHQIGPRDDKQWVSVQLPFYRHLVKSVGVRGEVTLGYITLPKLGEEVRFRQAKWKEEDLDQADLTIVNAIREIRAGKFFPPGQARYEDEFSRICQDTVLGKWEPA, encoded by the coding sequence ATGATCCCTACCTTCCCCATGGACGGCTCGATGGTGATTTCTCGTGAATTTGTAACCTGGGACCGCCCCATCCTTCATTCGGCAGCCGATTGGCTGATCCAGGCGGCTACCGTCTCGCCTGAGAACCTCCCGCTGGTCGATCTTTCCCACTGTCTGGTCGTCGTACCGGGTGGTTTGGCAGGGCGTCGACTGACCGAACTACTCATCCAGAAAGTAGAAAGGGACGGACGTTCCCTCATTCCGCCTGGGATCATCACCGTTGGCCAACTTCCCGAACATCTCTACGAAGCCAAGCTTCCCTTTGCGTCGGAGTTAACCCAACAATTTGCCTGGGGTGAAACGCTGCGCGCGTTTGGCAACGAGCCCCTCAAGCCGCTGATTCCCTTCCCGCCCGATGCCAACGATCTCGGCACCTGGCGTGACTACGGCGATTCGGTGCGACGCGTCTATCGAGAACTCGTTTCTGACGCCCTCGACTTCACGGAAGTCGCTCAGAAAGCCCACTCACTGGAAGACTTCACTGAACAGCCTCGATGGGATGTTCTGGCGAAACTGCAAAACGCCTATCTGGCCCGGCTCGATGCACTGCAGATGTGGGATAAGCAGTCGGCTCGACTTTACGCCATCAAACATAACGAATGCCACAGTGACGCGCACATTGTCTTGCTTGCGACCGTCGACTTGAATCGTGCGACGCGCCAGATGCTCGATCAGGTTGCCGGCAAAGGAGGAAAGGTCACCGCGATTGTCGGTGCCCCAGATAGTTGGTCCGACCACTTTGATGAGCACGGCTGCTTGGTTGCCGATGCCTGGGCGGACGAAGCGATTGAGTTGGACTGGGAATCGGTCGCCATTGTTGACGGTCCAACCCAACAAGCCGACGAAGCCGCTGGAGCGATCGCCGCGGTCGCAGACAAGTACACGGCCAAAGATGTGATCGTGGGCCTCCCGGACGAGAACCTTTTGGGCGAGGTCCGCCGTATCTTTGGTCAACACGGACTCACGTGCCGCTATGGTCCCGGTCGTTCGGTGGTGAGCACCCTTCCCTTCCGCTTGATCGAGACAATCATCGAGCTCTCGCAAACGCGGCAGTACCACGCCCTGGCTTCTGCTCTGCGACACCCCGACCTGTTTCATGCATTGAAGTTCGCCCCGGCCGGCATCGAGAAGCTCGACAACTGGTTCAACCATCGCCTGCCGGATGTCATCGATAATTCGATTCAAAACGAAGAAGTATCGCAAGCCGTCGCCAAGCTCAACGAACTTGCCGCGCCGTTTGTCGGCGAGAAACGCTCGCTACCGCAGTGGGCTGATCAAGTTCGAGAGCTTCTTCTTTCGGTTTATGGAACTCAGGTGATCGACCTCGATACCGAGGCGAACTTCCAACTTGCTCGACCGCTTCAATCGATTAATGAAGCCATGGCCCAGTGGAATGACATTCCCGAGTCGCTTTCGCAAGCGTTTGGGGCATCGGAAATACTGCGGGTTCTTAAGAGCCAGTTGACTTCGTCGATGATCCCCGCCGAACATGACCCCGAGGCGATAGAAGCGTTAGGCTGGCTGGAACTTCCGTTGATGGATGCCCCGGTCTGCGTCGTCACCAGCTTCAATGACGGATTGATTCCCAGTGCGAACACGGCAGACTTGTTCCTGCCCAACTCCTTGCGAAACCTGTTGGGACTAGAAGACGACTCGCTACGCTATGCCCGTGATGCCTACCAGGTTCAGGTCATTCAGCACTCGCGCGAAGCGGTCAAGTGGATCGTTCCAAAACGCAGTGCCGACGGCGATCCGCTGGCACCCAGCCGGCTGCTGTTCACTGGTGGCACGACCGATTTAGCCGCGCGCGTGCACAAGTTCTTCGGCACGCCAGAAGATCCGCAGAACGAGGCCAAACGCCCCAGCGAAAAGTCGCAGGACCATCGACAACGCATCGCAATTCCTCTCCCCGATCGCCTGGAAGTGGTTGAAATGCCTGCCTGGGATCGGTTCTCGGCAACGCGTATCAATCAGTATTTGAAATGCCCTTATCGATTCTTCCTCAAGTACGTCGTGGGGCTTCGCGGCGAAGATGACTGGAGCACGGAACTCGATGGAGGTGCGTTTGGCAACCTGGCTCACGACACGTTGCAAGCTTTCGGCACGAGTGAGGTGAAGGACTCGCCCGACGAAAAGATCATCTTCGATTTCCTTTCGGCCGAATTAAGCACCTTGGCCGCCAAACGGTACGGCAAAAGCCCCTTGGCGACGATCAAGCTGCAGATCGAACAGTTGCGTCTGCGGCTGCGAGCCTTTGCCTCTGGTCAGGCACAGCACCGTCAGAATGGCTGGACCATTTTTCGCTGCGAAGCGGAAGTATCTGGCCCCTATCCGACTATCAAAGTGGACGGTACCGAGATCGAGTTGGAAGGTCGCATCGACCGAATCGACCATCATCCCGAGTCGGGGCAATGGGCCGTGTGGGACTACAAGACCGGCGACAGTACCGGCGATCCCGAGAAAGACCATCAGATCGGTCCTCGCGATGACAAGCAATGGGTCAGCGTTCAGCTTCCCTTCTACCGTCACCTGGTGAAAAGCGTCGGCGTACGAGGCGAAGTTACGCTTGGCTACATCACCCTGCCCAAGCTTGGCGAAGAAGTCCGTTTCCGCCAGGCCAAGTGGAAAGAGGAAGACCTTGACCAGGCCGACCTCACCATCGTCAACGCCATTCGCGAAATCCGTGCTGGAAAGTTCTTCCCTCCTGGTCAGGCCCGCTACGAAGACGAATTCTCACGGATTTGCCAAGATACCGTTCTCGGAAAATGGGAGCCTGCCTAA
- a CDS encoding NTP transferase domain-containing protein, with protein MRNLAIVQIDDDIMLAPGSGQDSSLLPSKLAARKLNSTPLIEWLVRRISEAELIEGIVVVMPDQPQYRDLVSLIPLDIPCHLSKKETPLARLADAARQYPTDSIVRVPLETPFCDPVLIDRLLVTAQMHGDKDYIGYCLEDGCPASQSSIGLFSEWIRSAALAKANREVKSNADAYRVDSSFLNYPELFAVEMIPVPDCLNRGDLRFSVANDEDWEELLAIVDALGAETLQWQDVVRIIDTQPPIRQRMARRNKLIA; from the coding sequence ATGAGAAATCTCGCCATCGTCCAGATCGACGACGACATCATGTTGGCGCCGGGATCTGGCCAAGATTCCAGCCTCTTACCCAGCAAACTCGCAGCTCGAAAACTCAATTCGACTCCCCTTATCGAATGGCTGGTACGTCGTATTTCCGAAGCCGAATTGATCGAAGGCATCGTCGTCGTCATGCCAGACCAGCCGCAGTACCGCGATCTGGTTTCTCTCATTCCACTAGACATTCCTTGCCACTTGAGCAAGAAGGAAACACCCCTGGCACGGCTGGCCGATGCGGCGCGTCAGTATCCTACTGATTCGATCGTCCGCGTCCCGCTGGAAACACCTTTCTGCGATCCCGTACTGATCGACCGGCTCTTGGTCACCGCGCAAATGCATGGGGACAAAGACTACATCGGATACTGCCTGGAAGATGGATGCCCCGCTTCCCAATCCTCGATCGGCTTGTTCTCGGAGTGGATCCGCAGTGCGGCGTTGGCCAAAGCCAATCGGGAAGTGAAATCGAACGCAGATGCCTATCGCGTCGACAGTTCGTTCCTCAACTACCCGGAACTGTTTGCCGTGGAAATGATTCCGGTCCCCGATTGCTTGAATCGCGGTGACCTGCGTTTCTCGGTCGCCAACGATGAGGACTGGGAAGAACTGCTAGCGATTGTCGATGCCCTCGGTGCAGAAACGCTGCAGTGGCAAGATGTCGTACGGATCATCGACACGCAGCCTCCTATTCGTCAGCGAATGGCGCGGCGCAATAAGCTGATTGCCTAG
- a CDS encoding glycosyltransferase: MSDTAIPTIPTEAPQVESPAQASVPTKLAKVVHVINGEHYSGAERVQDLLGKCLPQFGYNASFVCVKPGKFAEARAADQCPIFDLPMRHRFDLWQAKNLADLVKAEKFQVIHAHTPRTAMLAMGASYLTGVPFVYHVHSPTSRDSTRKWQNWVNQKIEQTAIANASQLVCVSNSLAGHMRGLGVGDNRLTIVHNGVPQVADVPQRELPCGDWTLGTVALFRPRKGLEVLLDAMAKLREQGHMVRLRAVGPFETPEYEATIHERVQQLKLEDAIDWVGFTRDVNAQFSQMDLFVLPSLFGEGLPMVVLESMAAGTPVVATDVEGVTEAITDGESGIIAKPNDAEHLAQRIEAVLTGREDWRKIRTSALARHAESFSDVAMARGVAGVYDQILGK, translated from the coding sequence ATGTCCGATACGGCGATCCCCACGATCCCCACCGAAGCTCCTCAAGTTGAATCGCCTGCCCAAGCGAGCGTTCCGACGAAGCTCGCTAAGGTAGTGCATGTCATCAACGGCGAGCACTATTCCGGTGCCGAACGGGTTCAAGACTTGCTCGGCAAGTGTCTCCCTCAGTTCGGTTACAACGCCAGCTTCGTCTGCGTGAAGCCTGGCAAGTTCGCCGAAGCACGGGCTGCCGACCAGTGCCCTATCTTCGACCTTCCCATGCGACATCGGTTCGATTTGTGGCAGGCCAAGAATCTGGCCGACCTGGTCAAAGCGGAAAAGTTTCAGGTCATCCATGCCCACACGCCCCGCACCGCGATGCTGGCCATGGGGGCGTCTTACCTGACGGGTGTGCCGTTTGTTTACCACGTCCACAGTCCGACATCGCGAGACTCAACTCGCAAGTGGCAGAACTGGGTCAATCAAAAGATCGAACAGACCGCGATCGCCAATGCTTCTCAACTAGTGTGTGTTTCCAATAGCCTGGCCGGCCATATGCGTGGCCTGGGCGTAGGGGACAATCGCCTGACGATCGTGCACAATGGCGTGCCACAAGTGGCAGACGTTCCCCAGCGTGAGCTTCCTTGCGGCGATTGGACCCTGGGAACGGTCGCCTTGTTCCGACCTCGCAAGGGCCTGGAAGTCTTGCTCGATGCGATGGCCAAGCTGCGCGAACAAGGGCACATGGTTCGTCTGCGTGCGGTGGGTCCTTTCGAGACCCCGGAATACGAAGCGACGATTCACGAACGTGTTCAACAGCTAAAGCTGGAAGATGCAATCGACTGGGTTGGTTTCACGCGTGACGTGAATGCCCAGTTCTCTCAGATGGACCTGTTCGTTCTGCCAAGTCTGTTCGGCGAAGGCCTACCGATGGTGGTGCTCGAATCGATGGCGGCCGGCACGCCGGTCGTGGCCACCGATGTCGAAGGAGTTACCGAGGCCATCACCGACGGCGAGAGTGGAATCATCGCCAAGCCGAACGATGCGGAGCATCTGGCCCAACGGATCGAGGCCGTTCTGACGGGGCGAGAAGATTGGCGAAAGATTCGTACGTCAGCCCTCGCTCGCCATGCCGAGTCCTTCTCAGACGTCGCCATGGCCCGAGGTGTCGCAGGCGTTTACGATCAAATTCTCGGGAAATAG
- a CDS encoding HEAT repeat domain-containing protein, which translates to MQHSNESHFRPVKTTVILLGMLLLLAVGFSIMALWYLLPARMDTILLNAPESEIPKRMEYALRHSSTPYHDLARWMGSDRPIIALEATQQMQARIDRLQAEPGLAIANQAYQLAEALNDELPNYPQQTRGRVHLMASQMSNWDLGMSSPKQGPFLILLEDMIRDSRPTTSSTDLAASDQMVMSYLKQQQPGDTALESPSQLQQMDELDLRGGLPWKQQSIPGEPQDALATQPAIKVHVHSDSEVLPANRRVAIDRPLKLPTLVQSPKQLPPGLHPTEPLPDFSHLTTLEIMWKLHLQNTRMVKHARETLIARNFNAEDLELATRLTHPDVTQRLQLVRELPVMPREDRTHWLYYMTKDPDEGVRYSAAAALLTSTDPRLLRRLKADMATDPSPRVQALIRR; encoded by the coding sequence ATGCAGCATTCGAACGAAAGCCACTTTCGACCAGTTAAGACCACAGTGATACTGCTGGGCATGCTGCTATTGCTGGCAGTGGGGTTTAGCATCATGGCTTTGTGGTATTTGCTACCAGCGCGCATGGATACCATTTTGTTGAATGCTCCCGAGTCGGAGATTCCCAAAAGAATGGAGTACGCGTTACGTCATTCGTCGACTCCTTATCACGACCTCGCTCGCTGGATGGGTTCGGATCGCCCGATCATTGCGTTGGAAGCAACCCAACAGATGCAAGCCAGAATTGATAGGCTGCAAGCCGAACCAGGACTAGCCATTGCCAATCAGGCATACCAATTGGCAGAAGCTCTCAACGACGAGCTACCCAACTATCCTCAGCAAACGCGCGGCCGTGTTCATCTGATGGCTAGCCAGATGTCCAACTGGGATCTTGGAATGTCATCTCCTAAGCAAGGTCCATTTCTCATATTGCTAGAGGATATGATTCGCGACAGTAGACCAACCACATCCTCGACCGACCTGGCAGCGAGCGACCAGATGGTGATGAGCTACCTGAAACAGCAGCAGCCAGGCGACACCGCTTTGGAAAGCCCATCCCAGCTTCAGCAGATGGACGAGCTAGACCTACGAGGTGGACTGCCATGGAAACAGCAATCGATCCCCGGTGAGCCCCAAGACGCGTTAGCCACCCAGCCGGCGATTAAGGTTCACGTGCATAGCGATTCAGAGGTCCTGCCTGCCAACCGCCGGGTAGCAATCGATCGGCCCCTGAAGCTTCCTACGCTGGTTCAAAGCCCCAAACAGCTTCCACCTGGGCTCCACCCTACCGAGCCCCTGCCTGACTTCAGTCATCTGACCACACTGGAAATCATGTGGAAGTTACACCTACAGAACACGCGCATGGTAAAGCATGCCCGCGAAACTCTCATAGCGCGGAACTTCAATGCAGAAGATCTAGAACTCGCAACGAGACTCACGCACCCCGATGTCACACAGCGTCTACAACTCGTTCGAGAACTGCCCGTCATGCCTAGGGAGGATCGAACCCACTGGCTCTACTATATGACGAAAGATCCAGACGAGGGGGTCAGATATAGTGCGGCGGCTGCGCTTCTTACATCCACCGACCCGCGACTGCTAAGACGCTTGAAAGCGGACATGGCAACCGATCCAAGTCCGCGAGTTCAAGCATTAATTCGTAGATAG
- a CDS encoding HAD family hydrolase, giving the protein MPELKAVVFDMDGTILNTEMLYPQVSTEILRRRGLVLTKDLTDAMMGRPAPKAFQVMIDWHDLADSIETLHQESEEIFSDILETSLGLMPGFTELFKSILEASYPIAVCTSAQRASAIDLLGRFNITPELQFVIGGDDVEHGKPDPEIYLTAAERLGLSPGEIVVFEDSETGCKAAIDAGTYAIAVPGDHSRGHGFDGAQFVADSLHDRRIYEQLELQLPM; this is encoded by the coding sequence ATGCCTGAATTAAAAGCAGTCGTTTTCGATATGGACGGGACCATCTTGAACACCGAGATGCTCTACCCGCAGGTCTCGACAGAAATTCTCCGTCGCCGCGGTCTCGTCCTGACCAAAGACCTGACCGATGCCATGATGGGACGGCCCGCTCCGAAAGCTTTTCAAGTGATGATCGACTGGCACGATCTGGCCGACTCGATCGAGACACTCCATCAAGAGTCTGAAGAAATATTCTCAGACATTCTGGAAACATCCCTGGGGCTCATGCCGGGTTTTACGGAACTGTTCAAATCGATCTTGGAAGCCAGTTACCCAATCGCCGTGTGTACCAGCGCCCAGCGAGCTTCAGCTATCGACCTACTAGGCCGCTTTAACATTACGCCAGAACTTCAATTTGTGATTGGCGGCGATGACGTAGAGCATGGTAAGCCGGATCCGGAAATCTACTTAACCGCAGCCGAACGCTTAGGCCTTTCACCAGGTGAGATTGTCGTCTTTGAGGACAGTGAAACCGGATGCAAGGCCGCCATCGACGCCGGTACCTATGCCATTGCCGTGCCGGGCGATCATAGTCGTGGACACGGTTTTGACGGAGCGCAGTTCGTGGCCGACTCGCTACACGATCGACGCATTTACGAGCAACTGGAATTACAACTCCCGATGTAG